A genome region from Manihot esculenta cultivar AM560-2 chromosome 5, M.esculenta_v8, whole genome shotgun sequence includes the following:
- the LOC110616283 gene encoding QWRF motif-containing protein 2 isoform X1 translates to MPRRQLCSPKYRLNRAPTVHALHSVAVMVAAVSPTINPKKTPATAAAAAQNHNLTRPPLLPSDPDNALAPRRPKSREVTSRYMSSSSSSTAKRSSSPSIPRPTGMMTPMPSASSTIKRSQSAERRRPTTPRSIDLRMGNGIVAELSNAQKMLITSTRSLSVSFQGESFSLQVSKAKPAPSPITSRKGTPERRKTTPMPVRGADQVENSRPVEHQRWPGRLRQPNSLNGSLDCTDDRKRLTVSGVDMNVIRALQSSMVDNRSSVESRLSSDSSSFDTEKHIDTNGSDALCDPPVVSDTESVYSGSTSEGISNVGGSGQSQRGPRGIMVPARFWQETNRFRRQPEPGSPVSKTIGLEAPQPTKLTSPKKLIDSPVSSPKGVVNARGQSSPIRGGALRPASAGKIGALSPMRGVSPSRIRNAAGAVVNSNLSNLNNTPSILSFAADIRRGKGGEHRIVEVHLLRILYNRLLQWRFVNARADTALSAQRLNAERSLYNAHITTSKLRESVKAKRMELQCLKQNLKLISILKGQMIYLEEFALIDLDFSRSFSGAIEALRASTLRLPVVGGARADIQNVKDSICSAVDVMQAMASSICILLSKVGEVNSLVAELANVAGKERALLDQCKDLLSIIAAMQVKQCSLRTHFIQLKRVPSSLTTKV, encoded by the exons ATGCCTAGACGACAGTTATGCTCTCCCAAATATCGCCTAAACAGAGCCCCCACAGTCCATGCTCTACACTCTGTTGCTG TAATGGTGGCTGCGGTTTCTCCTACAATAAACCCCAAAAAGACACCGGCGACGGCAGCAGCAGCTGCGCAAAACCACAACCTAACAAGGCCTCCTCTGTTACCATCGGACCCCGACAATGCTCTCGCTCCTCGCCGCCCAAAATCTCGCGAAGTTACTTCTCGGTAcatgtcttcttcttcttcttccacagCGAAGCGCTCCTCATCGCCGTCGATTCCGCGACCAACGGGTATGATGACCCCTATGCCCTCCGCTTCTTCCACAATCAAACGGTCGCAATCTGCAGAACGGAGGAGGCCTACTACACCGCGTTCTATAGATTTGAGGATGGGGAATGGTATTGTTGCGGAATTGTCTAATGCGCAGAAAATGTTGATTACTTCTACGAGAAGTTTGTCTGTCTCGTTTCAGGGAGAGTCATTCTCCCTTCAAGTAAGTAAAGCCAAACCTGCTCCATCGCCTATTACCTCAAGGAAAGGTACGCCAGAGAGGAGGAAAACGACGCCAATGCCGGTGAGAGGAGCGGATCAGGTGGAGAATTCAAGGCCCGTAGAGCACCAGCGGTGGCCAGGGAGATTGCGGCAACCAAATTCGCTGAATGGAAGTTTGGATTGCACTGATGATAGGAAGAGATTAACTGTATCCGGAGTGGACATGAATGTTATCAGGGCATTGCAGAGCTCCATGGTGGATAATAGGTCCTCAGTTGAGAGCAGATTGAGCTCTGATTCCAGCAGTTTTGATACAGAGAAGCACATTGATACTAACGGATCCGACGCACTGTGTGATCCTCCTGTAGTTTCTGATACCGAGAGTGTGTACTCTGGGAGTACTTCTGAAGGTATAAGTAATGTTGGTGGCAGCGGACAATCACAACGGGGACCACGTGGAATAATGGTACCTGCGCGTTTCTGGCAAGAGACTAACAGATTCCGGCGCCAGCCAGAACCTGGCTCCCCAGTCTCCAAGACCATCGGATTGGAAGCACCTCAACCTACTAAACTTACCTCACCCAAGAAACTCATTGATAGCCCAGTATCATCCCCAAAAGGAGTTGTGAATGCTAGGGGACAGTCGTCTCCTATTCGTGGCGGAGCATTACGGCCTGCTTCGGCTGGTAAGATTGGGGCACTGTCACCAATGCGGGGAGTGAGCCCATCAAGGATAAGAAATGCTGCCGGAGCTGTGGTGAATAGCAATTTAAGCAATTTGAATAATACACCTTCAATTTTGAGCTTTGCTGCTGATATTCGGAGAGGCAAGGGTGGGGAGCATCGGATAGTTGAGGTGCATTTGTTGAGGATTTTATATAATCGATTGTTGCAATGGCGTTTTGTGAATGCCAGAGCTGATACTGCCTTGTCAGCCCAGAGGTTGAATGCAGAG AGGAGCCTGTATAATGCACACATAACAACCTCAAAACTGCGTGAATCTGTCAAAGCAAAAAGAATGGAGTTACAATGTCTGAAGCAAAATTTGAAGCTAATTTCCATCCTCAAGGGGCAG ATGATATATTTGGAAGAATTTGCACTTATAGACCTGGATTTTTCCCGTTCTTTCTCTGGGGCTATTGAAGCTTTGCGAGCTAGCACCCTTCGTCTACCTGTTGTTGGTGGAGCAAGG GCAGATATCCAAAATGTGAAGGATTCAATCTGTTCAGCGGTTGATGTGATGCAGGCAATGGCATCCTCAATATGCATATTGTTATCAAAG GTTGGGGAAGTAAACTCTCTGGTGGCTGAACTTGCTAATGTAGCTGGAAAGGAGCGTGCTTTGCTTGATCAGTGCAAGGATCTGTTGTCAATAATTGCAGCCATGCAG GTGAAGCAATGTAGCCTTAGAACGCATTTTATACAACTAAAACGTGTACCTTCCAGCCTAACAACAAAAGTGTAA
- the LOC110616283 gene encoding QWRF motif-containing protein 2 isoform X2 has protein sequence MLYTLLLVIVMVAAVSPTINPKKTPATAAAAAQNHNLTRPPLLPSDPDNALAPRRPKSREVTSRYMSSSSSSTAKRSSSPSIPRPTGMMTPMPSASSTIKRSQSAERRRPTTPRSIDLRMGNGIVAELSNAQKMLITSTRSLSVSFQGESFSLQVSKAKPAPSPITSRKGTPERRKTTPMPVRGADQVENSRPVEHQRWPGRLRQPNSLNGSLDCTDDRKRLTVSGVDMNVIRALQSSMVDNRSSVESRLSSDSSSFDTEKHIDTNGSDALCDPPVVSDTESVYSGSTSEGISNVGGSGQSQRGPRGIMVPARFWQETNRFRRQPEPGSPVSKTIGLEAPQPTKLTSPKKLIDSPVSSPKGVVNARGQSSPIRGGALRPASAGKIGALSPMRGVSPSRIRNAAGAVVNSNLSNLNNTPSILSFAADIRRGKGGEHRIVEVHLLRILYNRLLQWRFVNARADTALSAQRLNAERSLYNAHITTSKLRESVKAKRMELQCLKQNLKLISILKGQMIYLEEFALIDLDFSRSFSGAIEALRASTLRLPVVGGARADIQNVKDSICSAVDVMQAMASSICILLSKVGEVNSLVAELANVAGKERALLDQCKDLLSIIAAMQVKQCSLRTHFIQLKRVPSSLTTKV, from the exons ATGCTCTACACTCTGTTGCTGGTAATCG TAATGGTGGCTGCGGTTTCTCCTACAATAAACCCCAAAAAGACACCGGCGACGGCAGCAGCAGCTGCGCAAAACCACAACCTAACAAGGCCTCCTCTGTTACCATCGGACCCCGACAATGCTCTCGCTCCTCGCCGCCCAAAATCTCGCGAAGTTACTTCTCGGTAcatgtcttcttcttcttcttccacagCGAAGCGCTCCTCATCGCCGTCGATTCCGCGACCAACGGGTATGATGACCCCTATGCCCTCCGCTTCTTCCACAATCAAACGGTCGCAATCTGCAGAACGGAGGAGGCCTACTACACCGCGTTCTATAGATTTGAGGATGGGGAATGGTATTGTTGCGGAATTGTCTAATGCGCAGAAAATGTTGATTACTTCTACGAGAAGTTTGTCTGTCTCGTTTCAGGGAGAGTCATTCTCCCTTCAAGTAAGTAAAGCCAAACCTGCTCCATCGCCTATTACCTCAAGGAAAGGTACGCCAGAGAGGAGGAAAACGACGCCAATGCCGGTGAGAGGAGCGGATCAGGTGGAGAATTCAAGGCCCGTAGAGCACCAGCGGTGGCCAGGGAGATTGCGGCAACCAAATTCGCTGAATGGAAGTTTGGATTGCACTGATGATAGGAAGAGATTAACTGTATCCGGAGTGGACATGAATGTTATCAGGGCATTGCAGAGCTCCATGGTGGATAATAGGTCCTCAGTTGAGAGCAGATTGAGCTCTGATTCCAGCAGTTTTGATACAGAGAAGCACATTGATACTAACGGATCCGACGCACTGTGTGATCCTCCTGTAGTTTCTGATACCGAGAGTGTGTACTCTGGGAGTACTTCTGAAGGTATAAGTAATGTTGGTGGCAGCGGACAATCACAACGGGGACCACGTGGAATAATGGTACCTGCGCGTTTCTGGCAAGAGACTAACAGATTCCGGCGCCAGCCAGAACCTGGCTCCCCAGTCTCCAAGACCATCGGATTGGAAGCACCTCAACCTACTAAACTTACCTCACCCAAGAAACTCATTGATAGCCCAGTATCATCCCCAAAAGGAGTTGTGAATGCTAGGGGACAGTCGTCTCCTATTCGTGGCGGAGCATTACGGCCTGCTTCGGCTGGTAAGATTGGGGCACTGTCACCAATGCGGGGAGTGAGCCCATCAAGGATAAGAAATGCTGCCGGAGCTGTGGTGAATAGCAATTTAAGCAATTTGAATAATACACCTTCAATTTTGAGCTTTGCTGCTGATATTCGGAGAGGCAAGGGTGGGGAGCATCGGATAGTTGAGGTGCATTTGTTGAGGATTTTATATAATCGATTGTTGCAATGGCGTTTTGTGAATGCCAGAGCTGATACTGCCTTGTCAGCCCAGAGGTTGAATGCAGAG AGGAGCCTGTATAATGCACACATAACAACCTCAAAACTGCGTGAATCTGTCAAAGCAAAAAGAATGGAGTTACAATGTCTGAAGCAAAATTTGAAGCTAATTTCCATCCTCAAGGGGCAG ATGATATATTTGGAAGAATTTGCACTTATAGACCTGGATTTTTCCCGTTCTTTCTCTGGGGCTATTGAAGCTTTGCGAGCTAGCACCCTTCGTCTACCTGTTGTTGGTGGAGCAAGG GCAGATATCCAAAATGTGAAGGATTCAATCTGTTCAGCGGTTGATGTGATGCAGGCAATGGCATCCTCAATATGCATATTGTTATCAAAG GTTGGGGAAGTAAACTCTCTGGTGGCTGAACTTGCTAATGTAGCTGGAAAGGAGCGTGCTTTGCTTGATCAGTGCAAGGATCTGTTGTCAATAATTGCAGCCATGCAG GTGAAGCAATGTAGCCTTAGAACGCATTTTATACAACTAAAACGTGTACCTTCCAGCCTAACAACAAAAGTGTAA
- the LOC110616050 gene encoding LOB domain-containing protein 38 — protein sequence MSCNGCRVLRKGCSETCILRSCLHWISSPEAQGNATLFLAKFFGRSDLMSLISAVPESQRPALFQSLLFEACGRTVNPVNGAVGLLWSGNWHVCHAAVETVLSGGILLPLSGIFAGVLAPNYDELTDSFSAEACELSNMWTQSKPYGNIGRENQASVLNDSLTPKLVTGRAGRVKRSRGAASFYTEESSETTTVTSNDGDRKKLLKLFV from the exons ATGAGCTGCAACGGATGCCGAGTTCTGCGAAAGGGTTGCAGTGAGACTTGTATACTGAGGTCGTGCCTACACTGGATCAGTTCACCCGAAGCACAAGGCAACGCCACCTTGTTTCTAGCCAAATTTTTCGGCCGTAGCGATCTCATGTCTCTCATCTCCGCTGTACCGGAATCCCAACGGCCAG CTTTGTTTCAATCACTGCTGTTTGAGGCCTGTGGACGAACGGTGAATCCGGTTAACGGAGCGGTAGGACTATTGTGGAGCGGTAACTGGCACGTGTGCCACGCGGCGGTGGAGACGGTTCTATCCGGTGGAATTCTACTGCCTTTATCGGGAATTTTCGCCGGAGTCTTGGCGCCAAATTACGATGAGTTAACTGACAGTTTCTCTGCGGAGGCATGCGAGTTAAGCAACATGTGGACTCAATCAAAGCCGTACGGTAATATCGGGAGGGAGAATCAAGCGTCCGTTCTCAATGACTCTCTCACGCCAAAGCTTGTGACAGGGAGAGCTGGGAGAGTGAAGAGAAGCAGAGGTGCGGCGTCATTTTACACCGAAGAGTCATCGGAGACGACAACAGTTACGAGCAATGATGGAGATAGGAAGAAACTTCTGAAGCTCTTCGTTTGA
- the LOC110614331 gene encoding zinc finger protein ZAT10, whose amino-acid sequence MAIEALNSPTTATPSFQFENSTSLHYLREPWAKRKRSKRSHHQPTEEEYLALCLVMLARGTTASTSASTVFHRHSSPTPSPQLQASTNSEEKLTYKCSVCNKAFSSYQALGGHKASHRKLAGSDVDQSTSTTTTSSVTGSLSNGSGKLHECSICHKSFPTGQALGGHKRCHYEGGAGGAEKRMVTSTSEGVGSTNSHSLSQSHRGFDLNVPALPEFAADFFISGNDEAISPLPAKKPRLLVPPKIEVARDQ is encoded by the coding sequence ATGGCAATAGAAGCACTCAACTCTCCAACCACTGCAACCCCATCTTTCCAATTTGAGAATTCCACCAGTCTTCACTATCTCCGTGAGCCATGGGCCAAGCGCAAGCGCTCCAAGCGTTCTCACCACCAACCCACCGAGGAAGAGTATCTCGCTCTTTGCCTTGTTATGCTTGCTCGTGGTACCACCGCCTCAACTTCTGCTTCCACCGTCTTTCACCGCCACTCCTCTCCTACTCCATCTCCTCAGCTTCAGGCTTCCACGAATTCAGAGGAGAAACTTACCTACAAGTGTAGTGTCTGCAACAAGGCCTTTTCTTCTTACCAAGCGTTAGGCGGTCACAAGGCAAGTCACCGGAAACTCGCAGGAAGTGATGTCGACCAATCAACTTCAACCACCACAACTAGCTCGGTCACCGGCTCTTTATCTAACGGAAGCGGTAAGCTTCACGAGTGCTCCATCTGCCATAAGTCTTTCCCAACTGGACAAGCTTTGGGCGGACACAAGAGGTGTCACTACGAAGGAGGAGCAGGAGGGGCTGAAAAGAGAATGGTAACTTCAACTTCTGAAGGTGTCGGGTCAACCAACTCACACAGCCTCAGCCAGAGCCACCGTGGCTTTGACCTTAACGTCCCAGCCTTACCTGAGTTCGCCGCTGATTTCTTTATCTCTGGTAACGATGAGGCTATCAGTCCACTGCCGGCGAAAAAGCCTCGTCTCTTGGTGCCACCTAAAATCGAAGTCGCTCGAGatcaatag